The following coding sequences lie in one Bacteroides helcogenes P 36-108 genomic window:
- a CDS encoding MerR family transcriptional regulator, with amino-acid sequence MLNTDKKLKLYYSISEVARMLNVNESLLRFWEKEFPQLNPKKGGRGIRQYREEDVETVKLIYHLVRERGMTLPGARQRMKDNKEATLRNFEIVDRLKSIREELVGMRDALDAFTYEQIETLKENLDDSPS; translated from the coding sequence ATGTTGAATACGGATAAAAAGTTAAAACTGTATTATTCCATCAGTGAAGTGGCCCGGATGCTCAATGTTAACGAATCGCTGCTTAGGTTTTGGGAAAAAGAGTTTCCGCAACTCAATCCCAAGAAGGGGGGGCGTGGCATACGGCAGTATCGGGAGGAGGATGTCGAAACCGTTAAGCTTATCTATCATCTGGTGAGGGAAAGAGGTATGACATTGCCCGGAGCCCGGCAACGCATGAAAGATAATAAAGAGGCTACTTTGCGTAACTTCGAGATCGTTGACCGGCTGAAATCTATCCGTGAAGAACTGGTTGGCATGCGTGATGCGCTGGATGCATTTACTTATGAACAGATAGAGACAT